From the genome of Lutzomyia longipalpis isolate SR_M1_2022 chromosome 2, ASM2433408v1, one region includes:
- the LOC129788733 gene encoding rab11 family-interacting protein 2 isoform X1, whose product MWSPTHIQVTVLKARGLLIKGKNGTNNCFVTIALGKDKYQTSVKDKAENNVDWHEECELAIPDKGNRAELILTCLHRNNFGIDEFLGQVTLPLNEMGVYERPRSKWHKLASKPGKENKKDRGELEVRISFTVKAGSLTDLSKKEKHKSSLGQMASNVGGSLLSLGTLEKRKGLKNFAKSLGSKVHLSGKKKKDKQADSDSMSGSFSSIGTPGSGQFQQRRGQTMGDADPGVISEDEDEFTFENLSHKSSGSSLNIKTYTGANVQRTDSLKTSSPVSAKSQPRVETPPGEVFLNVPLDANTKSMTLPAKPPRGVETPPKKDEWEEKLYGKYKESGSTDSLKRRSWDPTNRVPLTQISTEEAKEQKVEEVATAPSSPAFMEKSTKAKSEPKPRPLPRSNTMEAINEKSAAENGTTKTKGENKFTKKLKYFRREFSSGHRGDEDKLKGQQFSERIIIGHENEILRNRDAINSSEVSKEVLQKYDGKSKEEMMNYAHHLENEVKHQKQRVKELEDYLDNLLLRVMETQPKILQNPYIKIGPTKSG is encoded by the exons TGCTTAAGGCGCGGGGTTTACTGATAAAGGGGAAGAATGGGACAAATAATTGCTTTGTGACCATTGCACTTGGCAAGGATAAATACCAGACTTCCGTGAAGGATAAAGCAGAGAATAATGTTGACTGGCATGAGGAATGTGAGCT GGCAATCCCGGATAAGGGAAATCGTGCCGAGTTGATCCTCACGTGTCTTCATCGGAATAATTTTGGGATTGATGAATTTCTGGGGCAAGTAACGCTGCCACTGAATGAGATGGGTGTGTATGAGAGGCCACGTTCGAAATGGCACAAATTGGCATCAAAGCCGGGCAAGGAGAATAAAAAGGATCGCGGAGAGTTGGAGGTACGAATCTCATTTACAGTCAAAGCGGGTTCTTTGACGGATCTCAGCAAGAAGGAGAAGCACAAATCCTCCCTGGGGCAGATGGCATCAAATGTGGGGGGAAGCCTTCTCAGCTTGGGGACGCTGGAGAAGCGCAAGGGCCTGAAGAATTTTGCCAAATCCTTGGGATCCAAAGTGCACTTGAgtgggaagaagaagaaggacaAACAAGCAGATTCAGACTCAATGTCCGGAAGTTTTTCGAGCATTGGCACCCCGGGGAGTGGGCAATTTCAGCAGCGTCGTGGTCAAACGATGGGTGATGCTGATCCCGGGGTGATTAGTGAGGATGAGGATGAGTTTACATTTGAGAATTTGTCACACAAAAGCTCGGGAAGTTCGTTGAACATAAAAACCTATACGGGGGCAAATGTGCAACGTACAGATAGCTTAAAGACCAGCAGTCCCGTGAGTGCAAAGAGCCAGCCGCGTGTTGAGACACCACCAGGGGAGGTTTTCCTCAATGTTCCACTCGATGCCAATACGAAATCAATGACACTTCCAGCTAAGCCCCCACGGGGTGTTGAGACGCCGCCCAAGAAGGATGAGTGGGAGGAGAAGCTGTATGGGAAATACAAGGAGAGTGGTAGTACGGATTCGCTGAAGAGACGCTCATGGGATCCCACAAATCGTGTCCCGCTCACGCAGATAAGCACAGAAGAGGCAAAGGAGCAAAAAGTGGAGGAAGTTGCCACAGCTCCGTCTTCGCCGGCCTTCATGGAGAAGTCCACGAAGGCAAAGAGCGAACCGAAGCCCCGACCACTGCCCAGGAGCAACACGATGGAGGCAATTAATGAGAAGAGTGCAGCAGAGAATGGGACCACGAAGACAAAGGGAgagaataaattcacaaagaaacTCAAATACTTCCGGCGGGAATTCTCAAGTGGCCACCGTGGGGATGAGGATAAGCTGAAAGGGCAGCAATTCAGCGAGAGGATCATCATTGGGCATGAGAATGAAATACTCCGCAATAGAGATGCAATAAATTCCAGTGAAGTCTCCAAGGAAGTCCTGCAGAAGTACGATGGCAAATCCAAAGAG GAAATGATGAATTATGCCCATCACTTGGAGAATGAGGTGAAACACCAGAAGCAACGGGTAAAGGAATTGGAGGACTACCTGGATAATTTGCTGTTGCGCGTTATGGAGACACAGCCGAAGATTCTGCAGAATCCCTACATTAAAATTGGTCCCACTAAGAG TGGGTGA
- the LOC129788733 gene encoding rab11 family-interacting protein 2 isoform X2: protein MWSPTHIQVTVLKARGLLIKGKNGTNNCFVTIALGKDKYQTSVKDKAENNVDWHEECELAIPDKGNRAELILTCLHRNNFGIDEFLGQVTLPLNEMGVYERPRSKWHKLASKPGKENKKDRGELEVRISFTVKAGSLTDLSKKEKHKSSLGQMASNVGGSLLSLGTLEKRKGLKNFAKSLGSKVHLSGKKKKDKQADSDSMSGSFSSIGTPGSGQFQQRRGQTMGDADPGVISEDEDEFTFENLSHKSSGSSLNIKTYTGANVQRTDSLKTSSPVSAKSQPRVETPPGEVFLNVPLDANTKSMTLPAKPPRGVETPPKKDEWEEKLYGKYKESGSTDSLKRRSWDPTNRVPLTQISTEEAKEQKVEEVATAPSSPAFMEKSTKAKSEPKPRPLPRSNTMEAINEKSAAENGTTKTKGENKFTKKLKYFRREFSSGHRGDEDKLKGQQFSERIIIGHENEILRNRDAINSSEVSKEVLQKYDGKSKEEMMNYAHHLENEVKHQKQRVKELEDYLDNLLLRVMETQPKILQNPYIKIGPTKR from the exons TGCTTAAGGCGCGGGGTTTACTGATAAAGGGGAAGAATGGGACAAATAATTGCTTTGTGACCATTGCACTTGGCAAGGATAAATACCAGACTTCCGTGAAGGATAAAGCAGAGAATAATGTTGACTGGCATGAGGAATGTGAGCT GGCAATCCCGGATAAGGGAAATCGTGCCGAGTTGATCCTCACGTGTCTTCATCGGAATAATTTTGGGATTGATGAATTTCTGGGGCAAGTAACGCTGCCACTGAATGAGATGGGTGTGTATGAGAGGCCACGTTCGAAATGGCACAAATTGGCATCAAAGCCGGGCAAGGAGAATAAAAAGGATCGCGGAGAGTTGGAGGTACGAATCTCATTTACAGTCAAAGCGGGTTCTTTGACGGATCTCAGCAAGAAGGAGAAGCACAAATCCTCCCTGGGGCAGATGGCATCAAATGTGGGGGGAAGCCTTCTCAGCTTGGGGACGCTGGAGAAGCGCAAGGGCCTGAAGAATTTTGCCAAATCCTTGGGATCCAAAGTGCACTTGAgtgggaagaagaagaaggacaAACAAGCAGATTCAGACTCAATGTCCGGAAGTTTTTCGAGCATTGGCACCCCGGGGAGTGGGCAATTTCAGCAGCGTCGTGGTCAAACGATGGGTGATGCTGATCCCGGGGTGATTAGTGAGGATGAGGATGAGTTTACATTTGAGAATTTGTCACACAAAAGCTCGGGAAGTTCGTTGAACATAAAAACCTATACGGGGGCAAATGTGCAACGTACAGATAGCTTAAAGACCAGCAGTCCCGTGAGTGCAAAGAGCCAGCCGCGTGTTGAGACACCACCAGGGGAGGTTTTCCTCAATGTTCCACTCGATGCCAATACGAAATCAATGACACTTCCAGCTAAGCCCCCACGGGGTGTTGAGACGCCGCCCAAGAAGGATGAGTGGGAGGAGAAGCTGTATGGGAAATACAAGGAGAGTGGTAGTACGGATTCGCTGAAGAGACGCTCATGGGATCCCACAAATCGTGTCCCGCTCACGCAGATAAGCACAGAAGAGGCAAAGGAGCAAAAAGTGGAGGAAGTTGCCACAGCTCCGTCTTCGCCGGCCTTCATGGAGAAGTCCACGAAGGCAAAGAGCGAACCGAAGCCCCGACCACTGCCCAGGAGCAACACGATGGAGGCAATTAATGAGAAGAGTGCAGCAGAGAATGGGACCACGAAGACAAAGGGAgagaataaattcacaaagaaacTCAAATACTTCCGGCGGGAATTCTCAAGTGGCCACCGTGGGGATGAGGATAAGCTGAAAGGGCAGCAATTCAGCGAGAGGATCATCATTGGGCATGAGAATGAAATACTCCGCAATAGAGATGCAATAAATTCCAGTGAAGTCTCCAAGGAAGTCCTGCAGAAGTACGATGGCAAATCCAAAGAG GAAATGATGAATTATGCCCATCACTTGGAGAATGAGGTGAAACACCAGAAGCAACGGGTAAAGGAATTGGAGGACTACCTGGATAATTTGCTGTTGCGCGTTATGGAGACACAGCCGAAGATTCTGCAGAATCCCTACATTAAAATTGGTCCCACTAAGAGGTGA